TGTCTCTGCTACCTCATGCCAACAGTGACATTGTTCACATCGCCAGGCTCAAGCCTTATATCCCCACCTCATTTGGTGCTCCATGATGTGCACCGGGATGGAGCTATGCCCGCAGGGAGGGTGATGTTGCGGTAAAAAGAATAAGAAAATTCTCTCCGATTGGAGGAAGACGGCGGGGCTTATCTCCGCCTGGGAAACCTCTGCGATCACTGTGAATACACCAAATTTGCAACCGTGGGTGTGgttccttctcgtaacaatatacaccttctcgtaacaatatacaTAAAGTTGTTAGTATTCAACACTAAATAATATAGCCACGACATCTTCCTCTCGTTCAAATAATGCTAAATTCAAATAATGCCTTCTCCGGTCGCAGAAACCGTGGTATAGCACGAGCACTTAGCTGGACCCAGCTCGTATGAACCATGCGCTGGTGTTTTCTCgcggagaggaaaaagaagacagCTGGGCGTCCTCTTTGATGTTCGACTGACTTGTAGTTTTTTTACCACAGTCACTTTGAGTGGTGGCCACAAGTCTGCCCTTAATAAATACGTTTGTTTGATTTGTTCGTGTGCTTCAGCATCACTATATTTCTGGTGGAGGTTTTGTGTATGAGTTAGACAGCATAGCCCCGACCCCCTGCGAGTCAATCCTGTGGAGCAGAGACTGTGCACCAGAGGGCCAGCCGTCGTCCTTGAAGTTACTATAGCCTGAGTTTAGTCCTCTTCAGTTTACGCCAAGAGGAGCTCAGAGAATGAACACCGCCACAATGACCACTCAAGTAACACCAACGCAAGTGGTCGTTAATTAACCACTCAAGCAGTCAGTATTCCATGGCGACTCATTCCAAGACGTGGAAGACTGATAGGACCTGTTCGAGatagtggcgagcttgaatggatggaaCGAGAGAGAGAAGCTTCGCAAGGTATACTTCATTCTGGAGAACTTAGCAAAGAcctggtttgagaaccatgaatcCTCTTTGTCTACATGGCAAGAATTTTGACAAGTGCACCACAGActgcaaagaaaaggcagaggctgctctgcATACCAGGAACCAGCTCGCAAACAAAAGTGTGGCGATGTACATTGACGACATAATCCGCCTATTCAAACGTGCGGATCCCAACATGAGGGGAAGATGTCGTGGCAATATGATATTGAATGAGAAAGAAAGTTGTACAATGAGCATAATATTTTTCCCTTTTGCTTGGTCTTCAAGACGCTGGTAAATTGAGAAACGATAATGAATAATTCTGCTTCTAGTGCGCCTGCATGCAGTTTGTCTACAAAAGGTAGCGTTCTTGCAACAAGTCATTTTAGGCCAATCACTCAGCAGGAACAAAAGCGatgaagattttttttcttcaagccaTAGACCGAGGTTGGTGCAAAGCTACATTATTACCTGTTTCAGCTTCAAGTTGAGATGTCCGGTCAAAGATGAACAGTTTAGTTCATCCTGTTGCTGATATCTCGTCGACCTGCTGTATCTCAGCTCTTTTAGAATATGGTGTCAGCATTGTGCTTTGTTCGGCGTCTCGGGGCATTAGCACGCTGGCAGGGCACCTGTGTGCGTATGTCAACATAACAAAAAAAGCTTAAAAACAATGGTTATTCTTTAGACTTGCTTTCCATTTCATCCTTGAATCATAGGAATAAATGGCTAGTGAATGCACCAAGATATAAGCTCAAAGTAGCCAGAAAATAGCCATGGCACCAATCTGAAATTTATGATGCCAGACAGGGTCTAAAAGTAGCCAATTTGGCAGAAAGAAGCCGCCTAAGGCAACCCTAGCTACCACTGCCCCCTTTTCTGACAAAGCTGAAATGGATGTGTAACCTTGGCTTTGTGATTGTCGGTCATATAATGACTCGCGTTGTCACGCTTGGCTTGACCACTGGTTGTGCTCCCGTTGTTGCAGAATTGTCCGACCAAAGCAGAGGcccgtcgcagtgcagccaaaATTGCCTTGGTCAACTCGGTGTTCAATGAGCACCCCAGTCGCCGCATCTCGGATGAATTTGTGGCCCAAGCAGTGCACGATGCCAAGGCCTCGTTTGGTGTGAGTGAATGCGACGTGAACGTCCtgtttcattgctttttttttacttgtagaTTTTCTACAAGGTTTTCATTAAGTTAAACACTGAACCCTTTCTctgtctacttttttttttgtgctgctgcACACTGCATGCCAAGTGTTTTTTTCTGCATGTTACGTGGAAATTTTCTTAGCAGTGTAGCTGGATGCTGTCAGAGAGTAAATATCTCAGGGAGTCGTGCCAGTCtatatgctttgtcttcttcaactccatgcactggcacgtagcaatatttcTGTTGGGGATTATCGCATCAAAACAGAAGTAGCAATCGTTCATAAGCAGTGACCGAACGGAATATTTCACTTTAATAAATATAGTACATAATTAAATTACTGAATGATTCTCTTGTGATGGAAAGTTCCTGAGAGACTAATTATACATTTTATTTGGAGTACAAATCATTCAAGAGTTCCTGAATTTTTTCTTCTGTGAAATAGCACACACACGCGGCATGCTGACTCACTGTGGCTGCGCTGCTGAGATGCTGGCAAAAAGGCATGAGCAAGCAGACGATGATATTGCTGCGAGTGTTGCTTCAATGGGCTCAGTTTAAACCCACAGAGACTGTAAGCAATACTCAGTGCAGATCATGTCTCAGTGTTCGAGAACATTCACGTTTGCATTAGATAATTTTGTCAAGATTGCGCACAGGATGAGAACACTCAACATTGTTCCAGAGCTTCCGTGACCACTGACTATAAGCCTGGAAAGTTCGACATGTGATGTGTAAAAGACGGCGCATCCAACGATGATCAGTTTTTTGACGGCCGATGCTCTGTAcgtcgctatcagtgccagtgttcATAATGTTTGACTGGCATCTTCTTGTGAGCCTTGGCTATCGATTGGCAGCGTATTATGGTCATGTTCAAAAGGTCTCGCAGGACCCATTCAAGTGTTGTACTGTAAAAAGCCAATTAGCAGCATTTATGTGTATGGGCTTGCAGGCAGAATGTAGCTAATTCTAGTCAGCGTTCCTGCGTGTCAAAGGAGCGTCTGAGCTGAAGGTCAGACTATTTTGCCATCATGGTAGTGCGCAGCATACAGAGCTGGGATGGTTATCAGTTCAGCGCAGAATTTAACACTACACAAACACCTACTCTGGAAGTACATTAATGCTACATTAACTGCAGAATTTTGATCTCTAGTGCTCCTTCAAGAATTCACTCTGTGTCACGACAGCATTGTCCATGCTAGCATCATAAGCTTCACCTTCCGGCCCACCCACGATGCAGGGAAGCCAGGGCGTGGAGGCGTTCCGCTTCATGCTTGAAGCAAACAGAGGGCGCACCATGCTCGAGTTTCAGGAGCTGATGAGCGTCTTCCAGCTGCTGCACTGGAATGGCTCGCTGAAGGCAATGCGCGAGCGCCAGTGCTCGCGCCAAGAGGTGCTTGCGCACTACTCTCGCCGGCCGCTTGACGACGAGCTGCGCACCCAGATGGCGCTCGACTGGGCAGCACGCGAACGCCAGCTGGGGCCGCCGGGTCGCGTGGCGGCCGAGGCGGCGGCCGCTCGTGCCGAGCTCGAAGCGGCACGCCTCGCCGGTCGCGAGTTGCGCTTTCCACTCGAGAAGCAGCGCATCCTGGCGATGGCGGCACGCATGAGCAGCGATGGCCCGGCCGTACTGTCGAGCCCTTGATTGGGGAGCCTGTGACGGCTTACACCTAATTCAAGATAGAGAGAGTGACTTCAGCTGGACTGTGCATTCATTCCCCGTGCTGTTGCACTGTTCGTCGATGTAGGGGGGCCATCAAAGTGCCAAACGACACCTAGTTTCCAAGCGTGGGCAGCAGCAGGAACCACAACTGCCTTCTGCTGGCTAGTGGCACCCGACAGCCCTCTTCTCATTGAAAGGCTGAAGTGTTGTCTGATCTCCACTGCCAATCACCCGATGCAGCGTCGTCCTGGTGTGAAGCTGGTTAGTGAATGCCGCCATCTTGTTCGTTTATGTGCCTTTTAGCTTTTACTTATCAATGAGCTGTGGTTGCTATAGGGGTTGGTTGTGGGCTTGTGATGAGCTTTAGTACCCCTCTTTTTTTATGTCTGTGTCCCACTTTACTGCAGAAGACTTAGTAAAAAATGGTGAGTGTCTGCATTTAGAAAGCTCGATACAGAACAGACAAAAAGAACAAATGCTGTCATTGCCCAATTTTACGGAGTCTGAACATCCTATGTGATTTAATGTCTACATTCAAGTGCACACGTGTTCAAAATAGGCCAAGGTGAGAGAGGATACACCGCTTGCTTAAGTTATCTGCCACAGTTCTATTGAGACACATGCAAGAAGGTATGCTTCGTACGGTCATGTTTGTAGTAGTATACTTTAAACGTTCGTTTTATTGATCATATTCAGCCAAGCTTTGGAATCTAGACCTGTTACCATCTAGTAACTAGCTTGGCCATCTTGCAAACTTCAGCGGATGGAAACAACTTCAAGTGCCCCACAATAAGTGCCTCATGTAGCCAAGTGCCAACAGAATAATCCAATCCGAACAATTTTGAACTTTGTTAAAGCTAGGAATCCACTAATGCAACCATTTATTTTCTTGTATTTCATGTGCCAACTCAAATGTGGTGAACCTTGCTATCTAAAGCAGACTAAGTTAGGCTACACCTCATCGCACCAGCTTGACGCAGGGCTCTGGAGGCAAGAGTTTATGTTGGCCGATTGGAACCAAAAGTGAGAATGGGAGATGGCTCGTCTGTTTATTAATGTCATTAACTCTCAAATGAAGCATCTGTTCAACAAGTGCTACGCAGCGGGCAATCTGTTGCAAACAGTGGAAGAGTTTTTGTAGTTGTTTGTTCTGGTTGACTCTTCACGACCAATACCTTTATGCTGCAGTGCATTGAGTTTGTGAGATGGGCTGTTGTTACATGGGGTCAGTGATTTAGCACATTTTTGCATTTCTTTACTGAGATCTGCTCTACCGTTTGTTGAGAAAGCTTGTCATAAAGCATTTGGCAGTGTTAATGAGCACTAGTTTCTCGGACTTTGCCAGCCTGTGACCCACCTGCCAGATCCATTGAAATACAGCTGTAGTTGAAAGAAAGggcctttttttgtttctttcaagatCACATGAAACCATGAAAAGTGAACTTTTGTATCATGGAGCTGGCATGAAACATCCGCTGCCATACGTAGTGCCAgcctcttcaccttttttttctgattcttgtttttttccttttttattgaaGAACTGACTGAATGAAGCTTATGCCTGGCATGCATAATGGGACATTAGGTTTGAGAACTTATCACTCGAACCTTTGCCAGCTTTCTGGAAAAGGCAGCTTTGTCACTTTTTTTAAAGTATGCTTCAGCGAGACATATGAACTGTTTATGAAAAATAGAAGTGCATATTCATTCCACAACAAATTTCAGTTAGAGGTACTATTTGCTGGCACCTCAAAATATTACTACACTACTTAGCATAGTTTTCATTATTGGAATAAAAGGAAGATCTTCCAATGGTAAAGGTGCGTGTGTGCACTGTTGCTGCTCTTTCAAAAATGTATCTGTCTTAATTAAAAATGCATAAAGAATTAACTATGGGTTCTGATCTTTTTGGGATTGTATAAAAACCTTAAATTGAGCAGGAATGCTATCGACATATTGTGCTCTTGGGCTGTGCTTTTAAGTGGACTTGAAGAGGAAATGAACTGAACTTATATCGATAGGTGCAGCTACGAAATCGCAAAGAAGTCAATCTTATTGTGACTCGAAACTCGCTAACATTGTCTCGTGCTTTTGCACAACCTCATGCATTAGATCTCCTCTTGACATTGTGAGCTCTTGTATGTTCAAAAGTGATGTGTAAGTAAATATTACAATACTTTATTGCATACATTTCAACATTAAGTGAAGCGTAAACTTAACAACACGGAAAGACTTGAGCCAAAATGAATAAATATACCATAAAAACATGGATTGCATGTGAAATTAACATACAGATAGGTCTGCCATGCATATTTTGTAtttatacaaaaatattcattttGTTACGAACAGTGCAAGTAGGAACTCAAGAACAGCATTATTATTCTTGACTTGTTTGGTGTATTTCTTGAAGTTTATTTTAAAGTAAATGAAAATAGATTGGTTGGTTGTATCAGGTTTTTTGATGAAAATGCTACCATCGCTATACTTCTCCAACATGAGGTGTTTTTTGGTGTATGTGGGAAGGTATAGGAATACATTTTAAGAATTTTATAGAGAAGGTGTGAGACTTGATGCTCAACATTTACGGCTTTTAGGAATCTGATAAGATTTATTGGTTATATTTCAGAGTTGTCTCCTATAAAAAAGATGGGATAAAATAAGATTTCTTATAGTGTAAGGGCTTAAAAAGCTCTATCCATTCCCTATTTAGTTTTGTAGATTAGATAAGGTTTCTTCACAGCTCTGACAAGTcggttgctgtttttttttttatgtagaagATGATTCATTTAGCAGTCCCAATTACGGTAGTAGTTTGGCACCGAACCACTTCTATGAACTGTTCCTAGTGTCTACAAGATTTCGATTTTCTGAGCATTGGTTTGATAACATGAAGTTTGTCATTTAAGTATTTATCCAGCTTTAACTGACGTTTGTTCACTGCTCATCAGAATGCTACTGTATAGTAGGTAGACGGCATTTCCAGGTCTTTGATGGTTATTTTCGATGCCATGCATGCACTCTTATCTGCTCCTTCTTTTCTGCTTATATTAACATGGCTCAGAATCTAGCAGAATTTTAAAGCTTTCCTGATTTCACTGTACATGAAAATACACTAAGGCCTCGTTGTAACAAAGTACACCATACATAAAAATAGCTTCTGTTATATCCCTTTAGAACCAGTGTCCTTGTTTGTAGACTTATGCTTTTGCCATTTCTTCGGACTGCTGGTAAGGAAGAGACTGCAAGCAGTAAGCTAATAGTAAAGTAAGCATTCCTGTTGCCTCATGTTTGTTTACACTACTTCTGGTTGAAATAGGTTGAAGTATTTATCTAGACAAAAACACATTGACGAAGGCAATAACTTCTTTGACGAGACATTGGATGCGAAGCGTATCAGtgggaaataaatgtttttttgccTTTTAGGAATGCTTGTTGGCAGATGATAGTTATCGCATGTAATTTGAGTGGGTCATTGAATGCTGCTTGTGAAAAATAAAGCATGACTGACTGTACAATGAGTAGATAATTACATACATTGTAACTATAGTGAATTGCTGTAGTATACTTATAAGTTATTCTAACACCTCCACTTGCTTTACATTTGGTCTCCAGAACATTGAAGTCAAGTTATATGAGTTTTTGCATTTCTGGCATTTGACCATAACGTATGTTGCAAAGGTATGTTCGGTAAGTCATTATGAGCATACATTCATAATGGTGGTGATATTGcttatttacttcattataactgaTAATTCGTTATATTGAGGCTCGAATctacaagactcttaaagtatcACTGTTGGATTTGCAACTTTTGCAAGTGCATGAGTCAAGTGCTTGCAGTCTCAACTAATGATGATCGCACAATATGGGAGGTTGTGCGGTATCCACCTCCCTACCGAGATCTTTCACTTTATATACACTAACATTTCTATTAGCTGCATATatagggtgtcccacataactttagccagagtttaaaaatacgcCGGAAcgcgtaattacgacgcgaccaaatgcatgtcgCTCACCCTTGCCTGGAGTTAgataattttttgtgttctcaaatattattaattagatatgtttaattaactaacatTTAAGAAAtgaagatagataaaaaatttcaatgagaaagttgtagatcggtttgcaaaatgtccgattggacagttttgaactttatatgtgttaggtattagtgtttttctgctaattacaaatgcccacgaaatacaaaaaataccacgtgacaaacccgctcgtgcgccagtgcgcacaatgattctagtgctccctaacattCCGCGTACGAACAGCCATAgaatttgccccattgtgctgtctccgCAGGGCCGCAATGATGTTGGTGCCTTTACGATGAACACATGTtactatcggccacaaaaacgataactgcTGTGACTACTTATCGCTGTCATAAACtagtgcgagggaagcgtgtagTTTGTACTcggaacgttagagagcactagaatcatcgtacGCACTGGCGCATGAGCGTGTTTGTCTTTCtcatctacaactttctcattgatagcttttatctatctttgtttcttcaaaggttagttaattaaacatatctaatcaAACAATATTTGAGGACACAAAAATAGTCTGGCTCattccaggcaacggtgagcaacatgcatttcgtCGCGTCATAATTACGTTCTgtaatatttttaaactctggctaaagttacttGGGACACCCTGTATGCATATGCCTTGCAGTGCAGATGTGTTTAGGTCACTCTTTACAAGATTATGGGACAAGTTAAAGGTATCATATCATTGGCTAAGCAGTCTTTCGTAGAAGCCAATTGCAAATCTCTCAGTAAGTTCGAGAAACTTGACGTTGCGAGTCTCTTACTGACTACGCATTCAAAATTAGCAAGTTTAGTATAGCATTGTTAATAAAACGTGCATTCTGAGTAATAATGAATGATCCACGATAATCTTGATGGCTGAGTAACGTTGCAATGTAGCTTCTTTCTTTCCGATGTTTACACTTCCTCAGTATGTGTAGAGAGAACAGATGTACGATGTTTTTGGCCTTTAACACTTAGTCCTTGTCTAATGTCATG
The Rhipicephalus microplus isolate Deutch F79 unplaced genomic scaffold, USDA_Rmic scaffold_24, whole genome shotgun sequence DNA segment above includes these coding regions:
- the LOC142786493 gene encoding protein limb expression 1 homolog — protein: MMRAAAAGFGWSSASDAETATTSCGASGGRRGGGSSTSSTSAQQRDAADQRAKAMLREAVDAVVESFARGPQGCSRVNVVEALQEFWQMKRPGEPVTYELVPSCSPPYVCYVTLPGGSCFGSFQNCPTKAEARRSAAKIALVNSVFNEHPSRRISDEFVAQAVHDAKASFGGSQGVEAFRFMLEANRGRTMLEFQELMSVFQLLHWNGSLKAMRERQCSRQEVLAHYSRRPLDDELRTQMALDWAARERQLGPPGRVAAEAAAARAELEAARLAGRELRFPLEKQRILAMAARMSSDGPAVLSSP